The Laspinema palackyanum D2c genome window below encodes:
- a CDS encoding CHAT domain-containing tetratricopeptide repeat protein: protein MVRQGLLLLFRPGLAITATLLLSSSVAPVSSAQEMDKLSKITGIGEGWVAQYQGSAEGDRLLQEGGQLFQQGTAESLRQALQKLQSAHQAYRAAGDAAKEAITLLGMGRIYDLLAEKQTALDYFNQSLSLSRQVGDKTQEATTLNNIGLVYSDLGDKQTALDYYNQSLPLSRQVGDKAGESVTLNNIGLVYSALGDKQTALDYYNQSLPLSRQVGDKATEAITLTSIGLVYSDLGDNQTALDYFNQSLPLSRQVGDKAGEAVTLTSIGGVYYALGDKQTALDYFNQSLPLSQQMGYKAGEASTLNNIGMVYHALGDKQTALDYYDRSLPLSRQVGDKAGEAGTLTNIGAVYNALGDKQTALDYFNQSLPLSRQVGDKAVEATTLSNLAVLKRTQGNLTEALTDIEAAIAIIEDLRTKIDSEQLRQSYFAQVQNQGAYEFYIDLLMQLHQQNPDKGYDKQAFNASERARARTLLEILAEANADIRSGIDPDLREKESNLQQRINATESQRMELFSGEHTPEQANALKQELDTLLRQLDELRAEIRRTSPRYAALTQPQPLTSEQIQQQVLDNDTLLLQYSLGEDRSFLWAVTPDTVEVYELPPRAEIEELGEQFYRLMQNPEYRGESRNITVSPNIPQINASATELSQMLLSPVADKLAGKRLLVVPDGVLNFIPFAALPTPGSGDELTPLLVNHEIINLPSSSTLAILREQDAGRQLAPKTVALIADPVFERDDQRVTGQTSVKASDLGRMMVNRSADTIIGRPIPALPGTRQEAEAILGLVPADAAMSAFDFDASRATVANTDLSEYQMVHFATHGFVSSSAPELSGLVLSLVDEQGNEVDGFFRLHDIFNLQLNAQVVVLSACQTGLGDSIRGEGLVGLTRGFMYAGTPRLVVSLWNVDDQATAELMSSFYGKLLSQQMTPAQALREAQLEMLASDDRKSPYFWAAFTLQGEWK, encoded by the coding sequence ATGGTGCGTCAAGGGTTGTTACTTCTATTTCGTCCAGGATTGGCTATAACCGCAACTCTGCTACTAAGCTCAAGTGTTGCCCCGGTGAGTTCAGCGCAGGAGATGGACAAGTTATCAAAAATAACCGGAATTGGAGAGGGTTGGGTCGCTCAGTATCAGGGGAGTGCAGAGGGCGATCGGTTGCTGCAAGAAGGAGGGCAACTGTTTCAACAAGGGACAGCTGAATCATTACGTCAAGCCCTGCAAAAATTGCAATCTGCACACCAAGCATACCGTGCCGCAGGGGATGCAGCAAAAGAAGCAATCACTCTGTTAGGAATGGGTCGAATTTACGACTTACTCGCAGAGAAGCAAACTGCCCTAGACTACTTCAACCAATCCTTGTCCCTATCACGGCAAGTCGGGGATAAGACACAGGAAGCGACTACCCTCAACAATATTGGCCTGGTTTACTCCGACCTGGGAGACAAGCAAACGGCCCTAGATTACTACAACCAATCCTTGCCCCTGTCTCGGCAAGTGGGGGATAAGGCAGGGGAATCTGTTACCCTCAACAATATTGGCCTGGTTTACTCCGCCCTGGGAGACAAGCAAACGGCCCTTGACTACTACAACCAATCTTTGCCCCTGTCTCGGCAAGTGGGGGATAAGGCAACCGAAGCGATTACCCTCACCTCTATTGGCCTGGTTTACTCCGACCTGGGAGACAACCAAACGGCCCTAGATTACTTCAACCAATCCTTACCCCTGTCTCGGCAAGTGGGGGATAAGGCAGGGGAAGCTGTTACCCTCACCTCTATTGGCGGGGTTTACTACGCCCTGGGAGACAAGCAAACGGCGCTTGATTACTTCAACCAATCCTTGCCCCTATCTCAGCAAATGGGGTATAAGGCAGGGGAAGCAAGTACCCTCAACAATATTGGCATGGTTTACCACGCCCTGGGAGACAAGCAAACGGCCCTTGACTACTACGATCGATCTTTACCCCTGTCTCGGCAAGTGGGAGATAAGGCAGGGGAAGCAGGTACCCTCACCAATATTGGCGCGGTTTACAACGCCCTGGGAGACAAGCAAACCGCGCTTGACTACTTCAACCAGTCCTTGCCCCTGTCTCGGCAAGTGGGGGATAAGGCAGTGGAAGCTACTACCCTCTCCAATCTCGCTGTTCTCAAACGCACTCAAGGCAATCTCACGGAAGCGCTAACCGACATCGAAGCGGCCATTGCCATTATCGAAGACCTCCGCACCAAAATCGACAGCGAACAACTGCGCCAGTCCTACTTCGCCCAAGTGCAAAACCAAGGTGCTTACGAATTCTACATCGACTTGCTGATGCAACTGCACCAGCAAAACCCAGATAAAGGATATGACAAACAAGCCTTTAATGCCAGCGAACGCGCTCGCGCACGCACGTTGTTAGAAATCCTCGCTGAAGCCAATGCTGATATCCGCAGTGGGATTGACCCTGACCTGCGGGAGAAGGAAAGCAATTTACAGCAGCGCATCAACGCTACTGAATCCCAGCGCATGGAGTTATTCTCTGGAGAACATACCCCGGAACAAGCTAATGCGCTCAAGCAAGAACTGGATACTTTGTTGCGGCAACTGGATGAATTAAGGGCGGAAATTCGCCGCACTAGCCCCCGGTATGCTGCCCTGACTCAACCTCAACCCCTGACTTCGGAACAAATTCAGCAGCAGGTTCTTGATAATGATACTTTGCTCTTACAATATTCCCTAGGGGAAGACCGCAGCTTCCTGTGGGCAGTGACTCCGGATACTGTAGAGGTGTACGAACTCCCGCCGCGTGCTGAAATTGAGGAACTGGGAGAACAATTTTATCGGTTAATGCAAAATCCCGAGTATCGAGGTGAGAGTCGCAATATTACCGTGTCTCCTAACATTCCTCAAATCAATGCCTCTGCCACCGAACTGAGTCAGATGTTGCTATCTCCGGTTGCCGATAAATTGGCTGGGAAGCGGTTGTTAGTGGTTCCCGATGGGGTGTTGAATTTCATCCCCTTTGCTGCATTACCCACTCCGGGAAGTGGGGATGAGTTGACACCGTTGTTGGTAAATCATGAGATTATCAATCTACCTTCTTCCTCGACGTTAGCGATTCTGCGCGAACAAGATGCGGGACGGCAATTGGCCCCGAAAACGGTGGCGTTAATTGCAGACCCGGTGTTTGAACGGGATGACCAACGGGTAACGGGACAAACTTCGGTGAAGGCATCGGATTTAGGGCGGATGATGGTGAACCGTTCGGCGGATACCATTATCGGGCGTCCGATTCCGGCCCTACCGGGGACCAGGCAGGAAGCGGAGGCGATTCTGGGGTTAGTCCCGGCAGATGCGGCAATGTCCGCGTTTGATTTTGATGCCTCTCGTGCTACGGTAGCGAATACAGATTTAAGTGAGTATCAAATGGTTCATTTTGCTACTCATGGCTTTGTGAGTAGCAGTGCGCCGGAACTCTCGGGTTTGGTATTATCCCTGGTGGATGAACAGGGGAATGAGGTGGATGGCTTTTTCCGGCTGCATGACATTTTTAATCTCCAGTTGAATGCTCAGGTGGTGGTGTTGTCCGCTTGTCAAACGGGACTGGGGGATTCGATTCGCGGTGAGGGTTTGGTGGGCTTGACTCGGGGGTTTATGTATGCCGGAACTCCTCGGTTGGTGGTGTCTTTATGGAATGTGGATGACCAGGCAACGGCAGAGTTGATGTCGAGTTTTTATGGAAAGCTGCTTTCACAACAGATGACGCCAGCCCAAGCGTTGCGGGAGGCGCAGTTGGAGATGTTGGCCAGTGACGATCGCAAGTCTCCCTATTTTTGGGCAGCGTTTACATTGCAGGGGGAATGGAAGTGA
- a CDS encoding caspase family protein — protein MKRRYFVQGAGAALAALGWSQLEIQRQGLRYAQVLAQDTPRKLALLVGINDYSLAKVSPLRGCITDVELQKELLIHRFGFNPQDILMVTDDTAIKPTRAGLIEAVESHLIAQAKPGDVVVLHFSGHGAQVVNPYNPLGNPRERLNSTFVPSDRQMLVQEEQTMVSDIMGATLFLWMSAINTENITVTLDSCHSGGGKRGNLTIRAIPGGGYPSLEEQEYHQQWVSKLGISQEKFVEDRQKGVAKGVVIASAAATQLAADAAFEGFFAGAFTYVLTQYLWQQTGSRGVKTVLGNVARTTMRISSTRQVPEMEVKPGSGNESKPTYFLPVQSIPAEAVITAVNGDRLELWLGGIDPQSLTAFDRNAVFALATEGDAGGLVQIESRQGLVAQGKAVAPSAGVKPGALLQEQARAIPENLTLRIGLDESLGGELEVAKQAVAAVERMEALPLGETQVHYILGRMTEALHQEVRESGVVEVPAVGSLGLYGAGLDLIPGSFGAVGESVVAGCDRLKSKFRALLAARLVKLTLNAESSRLNVSMGLKVLQGSQAQFAASAFTARGGMGRTTEVVTTNGGGGIPRIPVGVEVQCEVTNGESRDLYVTLLVITTTGELVVVFPNSWTAGVDAALVKAGETRLIPDGSRDPFKLTISPPLGTAEILAIASLSPLRTSLQQLQQIAAARGTREGVLGLEEESVLAVENLWADLNQTRNITASFDPRSRIAQTEQMAALSITFQVV, from the coding sequence ATGAAACGTCGTTATTTTGTTCAGGGTGCGGGTGCCGCTTTAGCCGCTTTAGGGTGGAGTCAATTAGAGATTCAGCGGCAAGGATTACGGTATGCTCAAGTTTTGGCTCAGGATACGCCGCGTAAGTTAGCTTTGTTGGTGGGAATTAATGACTATTCTCTGGCTAAGGTTAGTCCGTTGCGGGGATGTATTACCGATGTTGAGTTACAGAAAGAATTGCTGATTCATCGGTTTGGATTTAATCCACAAGATATTTTGATGGTGACGGATGATACGGCGATTAAACCAACTCGGGCGGGGTTGATCGAGGCGGTGGAATCTCATTTAATTGCTCAGGCAAAACCGGGGGATGTGGTGGTGTTGCATTTTTCGGGACATGGTGCCCAGGTGGTTAATCCTTATAATCCCTTGGGGAATCCTCGGGAACGGTTGAATAGTACCTTTGTTCCGAGCGATCGCCAGATGTTAGTTCAGGAAGAACAGACGATGGTTTCTGATATTATGGGAGCGACTTTGTTCCTGTGGATGTCGGCAATTAATACGGAAAATATTACGGTAACTTTAGATAGTTGTCACTCGGGGGGTGGCAAGCGGGGAAATTTGACGATTCGGGCAATTCCTGGAGGTGGATATCCCAGTTTGGAGGAACAGGAATATCATCAACAGTGGGTGTCTAAGTTGGGAATTTCACAAGAAAAGTTTGTGGAGGACCGGCAAAAGGGAGTGGCAAAAGGGGTGGTGATTGCTTCGGCAGCAGCGACTCAGTTGGCGGCAGATGCGGCGTTTGAAGGGTTCTTTGCTGGGGCGTTTACTTATGTTCTCACGCAGTATCTATGGCAGCAAACGGGCAGTCGCGGGGTGAAGACGGTTTTGGGGAATGTGGCACGCACGACGATGCGAATTTCTTCGACTCGGCAAGTACCGGAGATGGAGGTGAAACCGGGAAGCGGGAATGAATCAAAACCGACTTATTTTCTGCCGGTACAGTCTATTCCGGCAGAGGCGGTGATTACGGCAGTGAATGGCGATCGCCTGGAACTGTGGTTAGGGGGAATTGACCCTCAGTCGTTGACGGCGTTCGATCGCAATGCGGTGTTTGCACTGGCGACGGAGGGAGATGCCGGGGGATTGGTTCAAATTGAGTCACGGCAGGGGTTGGTGGCGCAGGGAAAGGCAGTCGCACCTTCGGCAGGAGTGAAACCCGGTGCGCTGTTGCAGGAACAGGCGCGGGCGATTCCGGAAAATCTCACGTTGCGGATTGGGTTGGATGAGTCGTTGGGGGGAGAGTTGGAGGTAGCAAAACAGGCAGTTGCTGCGGTGGAACGGATGGAAGCATTGCCTTTGGGGGAAACCCAGGTGCATTATATTTTAGGACGGATGACGGAGGCGCTACATCAGGAAGTGAGGGAATCCGGGGTGGTAGAGGTTCCGGCAGTGGGCAGTTTGGGGTTATATGGTGCGGGTTTGGACTTGATTCCCGGTTCATTTGGGGCGGTGGGAGAGTCGGTGGTTGCGGGGTGCGATCGCCTCAAGAGTAAGTTTCGGGCATTGTTGGCGGCGCGACTGGTGAAGCTGACTTTGAATGCGGAATCCTCGCGGTTGAATGTATCAATGGGGTTGAAGGTGTTGCAGGGGTCTCAGGCGCAGTTTGCGGCGAGTGCATTTACTGCGCGGGGGGGGATGGGGAGAACGACTGAAGTCGTTACTACGAACGGGGGAGGGGGGATTCCGAGGATTCCGGTGGGGGTGGAGGTGCAGTGTGAGGTTACGAATGGGGAAAGTCGGGATTTATATGTGACGTTGTTGGTGATTACGACAACGGGGGAATTGGTGGTGGTTTTTCCGAATAGTTGGACGGCGGGGGTTGATGCCGCGTTGGTGAAGGCGGGGGAAACGCGGTTGATTCCGGATGGCAGTCGGGACCCGTTTAAGTTGACGATTTCACCGCCTTTGGGGACGGCGGAAATTTTGGCGATCGCCAGTTTATCTCCCTTGCGGACTTCCCTGCAACAGTTACAACAAATTGCCGCAGCGCGAGGGACAAGGGAGGGGGTTTTAGGGTTGGAAGAGGAATCGGTTTTGGCGGTAGAAAATTTATGGGCTGATTTGAACCAAACTCGCAATATTACGGCTTCATTTGACCCACGTTCTCGCATTGCTCAAACGGAACAAATGGCGGCTTTATCGATTACGTTTCAGGTGGTTTAA
- a CDS encoding tetratricopeptide repeat protein has translation MPKIYYYPPSSPEPPGHSGLWLRYLMAVALGLFCGGMTLRSHFNKQDYKRGYEAYKTGDCPTAIGNFNGVIHRWSPVDAHQLSQRAQTRKTECEAYQKAITEQQNGQSVSSLITYNNLLANHPTTELRPLIHQNAAQLFSETKPSHLTEPEFCQQLESFRRHEIIPGIGAKLPAFYRDCGDRQQAEGKYSQAVIFYEQFLKAYPDHEIAANIKEKLVQTLIAEAQQQGAGTILQPRASGYTESGYTVLQIQNDSPARMQLVFSGPEDRIEEIEPCFDCETYFGKGPETCPGLGPIGRYTVPPGDYKIVVKSIDEYQVIPYRGDWNLEDSLTYQQCFYIIRDPLRQPQPVDLDAELSKTREQERRSAPSNYGF, from the coding sequence ATGCCAAAAATCTATTACTATCCTCCATCCTCTCCAGAACCCCCTGGGCATTCCGGACTATGGCTGCGGTATTTAATGGCAGTTGCCCTTGGCTTATTTTGTGGGGGAATGACCCTGCGATCGCATTTCAATAAACAGGATTATAAACGCGGGTATGAAGCCTATAAAACTGGGGATTGTCCAACGGCGATCGGCAACTTTAACGGCGTCATTCATCGCTGGAGTCCCGTAGATGCCCATCAACTCTCCCAGCGCGCCCAAACCCGAAAAACTGAATGCGAAGCCTATCAAAAAGCCATCACCGAACAACAAAACGGCCAATCGGTTTCCAGCCTAATTACTTATAACAATCTCCTCGCCAACCATCCCACCACCGAATTGCGGCCCCTCATCCATCAAAACGCCGCTCAACTGTTCAGTGAAACCAAACCCAGCCACCTCACAGAACCGGAATTTTGTCAACAATTGGAATCCTTCCGACGCCATGAAATCATCCCCGGAATAGGCGCAAAACTACCGGCATTCTACCGGGACTGTGGCGATCGGCAACAAGCCGAAGGAAAATATAGCCAAGCCGTCATTTTCTATGAACAATTTCTCAAAGCCTATCCCGACCATGAAATCGCCGCAAACATCAAAGAAAAATTAGTTCAAACCTTAATTGCCGAAGCCCAACAACAAGGCGCTGGAACCATCCTCCAACCCCGCGCCAGCGGCTATACCGAAAGCGGCTATACCGTCCTCCAAATCCAGAACGATTCCCCAGCACGAATGCAATTAGTCTTCAGCGGACCCGAAGACCGCATCGAAGAAATAGAACCCTGTTTTGACTGTGAAACCTACTTTGGCAAAGGCCCAGAAACCTGCCCCGGACTCGGACCCATTGGCCGCTACACCGTTCCTCCCGGAGACTACAAAATCGTTGTCAAATCCATCGATGAATACCAAGTCATTCCCTACCGAGGGGATTGGAACCTAGAGGATTCATTAACCTACCAACAATGCTTTTATATCATCCGAGATCCACTTCGACAACCGCAGCCGGTTGACCTAGATGCAGAGTTATCAAAGACAAGGGAACAGGAAAGGCGATCGGCCCCTTCCAATTACGGATTTTAA
- a CDS encoding filamentous hemagglutinin N-terminal domain-containing protein, translated as MMPIALVLSSMLTAPASFAQPIAPAADGTNTQVNPEGNQFNITGGTLSGDRLNLFHSFEQFGLNAGQVANFLSSPEIQNILGRVTGGDASIINGLIQITGGNSNL; from the coding sequence ATGATGCCGATCGCGTTGGTGCTCTCCTCCATGTTGACTGCACCCGCTAGTTTTGCACAACCCATCGCCCCTGCGGCGGATGGGACAAATACTCAGGTTAACCCCGAGGGGAATCAGTTTAATATTACCGGCGGAACCCTATCGGGCGATCGTCTTAATTTATTCCATAGTTTTGAGCAATTTGGCCTAAATGCGGGTCAAGTTGCCAATTTTTTATCCTCTCCAGAGATTCAAAATATCCTCGGACGAGTCACGGGTGGAGATGCTTCCATTATTAATGGACTCATTCAAATCACCGGGGGAAATTCCAATCTATT